CCGAATTTCACTGATGGTACTGAACCTCATTGACGATCGCATTCAATTACCCGAACAACCCGATCGAGCCGACTTTGAACGAGCCTTAGCCCAGACGCGATCGACGATCGGCGATCGCTCAGTTGCAGACTTGTTAAACTTACCCGAAATGGAAGAGCCGTACCAATTAGCAGCCATCCGCATCTTATCCAGCGTTGCTCCCCCTGCGTACTTTGCCTTTCCCGCACTCTTCCCATTAATTGCCATGAAGATGGTCGATCTGTCGATCGAATTCGGCAATACCTCTGCCTCGGGTTTTGGATATGCAATGTACGGCTTCATTCTTTGCGGGGTAGCGAACGATATTGAGTTGGGCAGCCAGTTTGGGGAACTAGCATTAGGTTTGATCGATAAATTAAACGTCAAGGGGACTGCCGCTCGGGTTTTACCTCTTGTCGGTCACTTGATTAAGCCTTGGCGAGAATCGATCGATGACAACCGGTATTTACTCCGTAAAGGGTATCAAGTGGGCTTAGAAACAGGGGATTTAGAATTTGCTGGATATTCAGCATCGTTCTATTGCTTTGACTCCATGTTTATCGGCCAAGAATTAGAGAGTCTCGAACAAGAGTTTTTTGCCTATAGCGAGGCGATCGCTCAACTAAAACAAGAACACGTACTGCATCAGATCCATCTTTCCCATCAGACGATCCTGAATTTATTGGGTCGCTCCGATAATCCTTGCGCTCTGATTGGAGAGGTTTACAATGAAACCGAGATGGTGCCGTTGCACGAGGAAGCGAATAATCGAACGACCCTTGCTTTTATGTACGTTGCCAAACTCAGCCTCTGTTACCTTTTTCAAGATTATGAACAAGCTGTAGAAAGTGCTGCCGGTGCGGAAAAATATTTAGATGGTGTGGTGGCCATGCTCTGTACGGTTTTGTTCTACTTCTATGATGCTTTAGTTAAAATTATTTCGGTTACCAAGACCAACAGCAAAAGCGAACAAAATCATCTCCTCGAGCAAATTGAAAGCCATCAAACTAAGATGAAATATTGGGCGGATAACGCCCCCATGAATTATCTACATAAATTCCATCTCGTAGAAGCAGAACGCAATCGAATTCTGGGTCAGAAAGCTGAAGCAATTGAAAATTACGATCGTGCCATTTCTGGAGCGAAAGCAAACGGGTACATTCAGGAAGAAGCGTTAGCCAAGGAATTGGCAGCGAAATTCTACCTCGACTGGGGCAAAGAAAAATTAGCCGCAGATTACATGCAAGATGCCTACTATTGTTACTCCTGTTGGGGAGCCAAAGCCAAAGTTGAAGATTTAGAACGACGCTATTCAGCCCTTCTCAAACCCATTCTTGAACTGCCAACCCCTAGCTTAATACCGACAACTTCCCTGAAAACCTTAACGGCAGGAACGATTTCCAAAACCACGACGGAAACCTCAGCCTTGTTAGATTTTGCTACCTTGATGAAAGCCTGTCGTACCCTCTCTGAGGACATCGATTTAGAGAGCGCGATCGCTAATTTAATGCAGGTGTTACGGGAAAATGCTGGTGCCGAAACTGTCGCCTTAATGCTTTGTCAAGAAGGAGTTTTGATGCTAGTGGCTCGTGCAGTTGGAGAGGAGACGATCGCCATTAAACCCCTCCCTGTTGAAATCAGTAACGCCGTTCCTTTAAGTATTGTCAATCAAGTCAAGCGCAGCCAACACCCTTTACTGCTAGAAAATGCCAGCAAAGAAGTGGCTCTGGCTGGAGATAATTACATCCAACACTATCAACCCCAATCGATTCTCTGTCTTCCTTTAGTCGTTCGCGCAGCGTCTCTGAAAGAGAATCGTGCTCAACTGCAAGGTATTCTTTATCTAGAAAACAACCATTGTGCCGGTGCATTTACTAACGATCGCATGGATATCCTCCAACTGCTCTGCTCCCAAGCGGCGATTTCCCTGGAAAATGCTCGCTTATATCAGCGATCGCAACAAATGGCTAAGAATTTACAACAAGCGCTAACGGACTTGCAGCAGACCCAACTTCAATTGGTGCAAAATGAAAAAATGGCCACCTTGGGAAGTCTCGTGGCTGGGATTGCCCACGAAATTAACAATCCCGTCAGCTTTATTGGGGGGAATATTAACGCTGCACAAGAACATTTGCAAGATTTACTAGAAATCCTCACGCTCTATCAAGACAATGCATCGACTCCTCCATCCATAGCTGAAGAGATTGAAGACCTTGCTCCTGAATTTATTGCCGAAGATTTTCCCAAACTGATTGCATCCATGCAAATCGGCTGCGATCGCATCGGTAATATCAGCACATCTTTGCGAACGTTTTCCCGCAAGGATACAGATACAAAAACAGAGTTTAATTTGCATGATGGCATTGATAGTACCCTGCTCATTTTAAAATATCGCCTCAAAGCGAATGAAAAGCGTCCAGCTATGGAAATTATCACAAATTACGGGCAAATCCCCCAAGTAAAATGTTATCCAGGGCAAATCAATCAAGTGTTTATGAATCTGTTAGCCAATGGAATCGATGCTTTAGATGAACGCAATCAGGGTAAAACGTTTGCACAGATAGAACAAGACCCCAATCGGATTACAATTGAGACCCAATTGAGTGCGGATCGACAGATGGTGACGATCTCCATTATCGATAATGGCACGGGGATGTCAGAAGCAGTAAAAAAACGTATCTTCGAGCAAGGATTTACAACGAAAGCAGTGGGGAAAGGAACCGGCTTAGGCATGGCGATCGCCCATCAAATTATTGTTGAAAAACATGGTGGAGCGATCGCCTGTCGCTCGGAACTCGGTCAAGGTACAGAATTTATCATGTCTCTGCCCGTGAATTAATAGCGATCGCGATCGCACTCAGTTATCGAATTGATTGGATAAAATGAGCATAGTATCTATGATCTCTTATCATACCAACGCAGTGGCAACTCTTTCCGGCTATCAACTAGGACAGCATCTTTATGAAGGTCCTCGCACCCTCGTTTATCAGGGTACGCGCCTGTGTGATGGCGCTTCAGTGATCGTCAAAATACTGCGGACTCCCCATCCCAGCTTTAGCCAATTGGTGCAATTTCGCAATCAATATGCGATCGCTCGCCATCTGCAACATGCCAATATTGTCACTCCTCTAGCTCTAGAGAGCTACGGCAATGGCTACGCTCTCATTATGCCCGATTCCAAAGCCATGGCGCTGCATGATTATTGGCACCAATTCAATCCCAATTTAGAAGAGTTCTTCGCCATTTCCCTACAACTTGCCGATGCCCTACACTATCTCAGTCAAGAACAGATTATTCACAAAG
This region of Roseofilum reptotaenium CS-1145 genomic DNA includes:
- a CDS encoding trifunctional serine/threonine-protein kinase/ATP-binding protein/sensor histidine kinase, yielding MKFDLEKCQNQWQQRGKIEPFELARTDRSDRFLIPEKLYGRETNVQRLLDAFDRIAALGTTEMMLVAGFSGIGKTAVVNEVHKPIVKQRGYFIKGKFDQFNRNIPFSAFVIAFRDLMGQLLGESDADLARWKAKILEAVGKNGQILIDVIPELEEIIGKQPPVPELSGNAGQNRFNLFLQKFIAVFAKSEHPLVMFLDDLQWADSASLNLLKVLMGDRDSGYLLVLGAYRENEVFPAHPLMLTLTELKKERAVISTITLKPLAVNHINQLVAETLSCGEKLAQPLTELVYQKTQGNPFFTTQFLKGLHEDRLIALNRNLGYWECDLVRVRDVALTDDVVEFMAGRLQKLPPATQKVLKLAACIGNPFDLETLATICEEPEEEVAAKIWRALLEGLILPTNEAYKFFHGYGVDDQLKDVVSAGYRFLHDRVQQAAYSLIPEEQKQATHYHIGQLLMQNLSSETKENKIFEIVNQLNFGTIFIRDWTEKEELARLNLSAGRKAKTSTAYAAAVKYFSIGRELLGVQSWHLAYELTLALYKESAEAAYLNADFEQMEQLSAEVLQKAKTLLDKIDVYITQIQSNIARVKLLEAIRISLMVLNLIDDRIQLPEQPDRADFERALAQTRSTIGDRSVADLLNLPEMEEPYQLAAIRILSSVAPPAYFAFPALFPLIAMKMVDLSIEFGNTSASGFGYAMYGFILCGVANDIELGSQFGELALGLIDKLNVKGTAARVLPLVGHLIKPWRESIDDNRYLLRKGYQVGLETGDLEFAGYSASFYCFDSMFIGQELESLEQEFFAYSEAIAQLKQEHVLHQIHLSHQTILNLLGRSDNPCALIGEVYNETEMVPLHEEANNRTTLAFMYVAKLSLCYLFQDYEQAVESAAGAEKYLDGVVAMLCTVLFYFYDALVKIISVTKTNSKSEQNHLLEQIESHQTKMKYWADNAPMNYLHKFHLVEAERNRILGQKAEAIENYDRAISGAKANGYIQEEALAKELAAKFYLDWGKEKLAADYMQDAYYCYSCWGAKAKVEDLERRYSALLKPILELPTPSLIPTTSLKTLTAGTISKTTTETSALLDFATLMKACRTLSEDIDLESAIANLMQVLRENAGAETVALMLCQEGVLMLVARAVGEETIAIKPLPVEISNAVPLSIVNQVKRSQHPLLLENASKEVALAGDNYIQHYQPQSILCLPLVVRAASLKENRAQLQGILYLENNHCAGAFTNDRMDILQLLCSQAAISLENARLYQRSQQMAKNLQQALTDLQQTQLQLVQNEKMATLGSLVAGIAHEINNPVSFIGGNINAAQEHLQDLLEILTLYQDNASTPPSIAEEIEDLAPEFIAEDFPKLIASMQIGCDRIGNISTSLRTFSRKDTDTKTEFNLHDGIDSTLLILKYRLKANEKRPAMEIITNYGQIPQVKCYPGQINQVFMNLLANGIDALDERNQGKTFAQIEQDPNRITIETQLSADRQMVTISIIDNGTGMSEAVKKRIFEQGFTTKAVGKGTGLGMAIAHQIIVEKHGGAIACRSELGQGTEFIMSLPVN